Sequence from the Temnothorax longispinosus isolate EJ_2023e chromosome 6, Tlon_JGU_v1, whole genome shotgun sequence genome:
TCCTAAATGAGTTGCAATTAGAGCATTAACATAAACGCACGTTTAGAAACATCTCATGTACGTTGTATGAAAAAAGATCAGCGACGAATGACAAACGtcctaattttataataaatcgtaatatcatataaaagatTTCAGACCAAGGTACTTTTACAATGCGATAATAATGTCTCTTCTCTTTatgtaataaagattaatttccGTGTACtgtgatatttttcttatcgaAATGTGATTTCTTACAAATTTAAAGTCTTTGTTGAACGAGTAttcattttttggaaatattggCAGTCTGTTATACGAAACACGTCCGAACTAGGGTTTGAAAAGACCAAGAAGGACTGGATGTATCAAAGATAAACAAATACACGGTTAACGGCACGTTAAATGctctcatataaaaataaatgttgaaattCAACTTcacgcaaataaatttttcgcgCTTCTCAGATAAATCGCACGTCTTTCTTGAACTAAGCTTCcgtctattctttttcgaaaaacttcctgaactggtgcaataagttagagtgaATCAAGTATATTTGGTTTCACTCTAATTTATTGCACTAGTGTATGTACACTTCAAGAGTGTTCACAAGAAGAATTCGGTCCTTCAACTAAAAACTAAACCACGTCTGTCTATCCGCAgttagaaacaaatttttcccAAGCGCGATCGTCAATTTTTCCGGCGATCTCGGTCGGGGTCCGATTCAGAGCATCCAGATCGCGGCGCAACATGCTACCAGTCCTACCACATGCTACGGTGTAATGGCGGCGCGCGAAGTTTAGCCGCCGCAGCGCTACCGATACCATTATGCATGTGATAAAGTTTCTGGCCTAACTGTAGCTATATTGCTACTAGTTACagtataatttacaatttgtgttactatttatatttacatttacttaGATCTTAcacatttatgaaatatatggaacattttttgctacaaaatattgttttgtttaacaaatttttttatttaaaacaaagaaataaatatatttaataaataaatactttgttcaaatttaaaaaaaggtttgTTTATACCttgcttatttttaaaagaaacaaatattaatttaagtacaatttttatatttaaaaaagtgcagtttttatttaacaaattttattatttaaaataaacaaataaatacttttaataaataaataatttgttcctatttacaaaatagtttttttgtattttgcttattttttaaagaaacaaatattttaaatacaatttttacattaaaaaaatgcacttttttcttttaaacaaatCACTTATTAGTTTCTATGTTACAACCTATTAAgtcaaataaatctttttttgaataacaaaagtgcttgatttaataaatcactttatgtattttaaaaaatatgtctttgaatttaaaaccatttttttaatcataataaatatttctttgaattaaaTCAACCACCTTCAAAGAAATGTATTCTtttgtgtttaataaatttttttctcagtgtaccaCAGCGTTCACGTCACGACCGACACTTTACGAGACACTTCTGACGGTTCTTCGTGCGCGAGAGCCACTTTTGGAGCCCTGACGAAACAACGCGCAATTCAAGCTACAACGTcgaatatacacatattagtatgagacttttttttacttttctcatatttcCTTGTTAGTAtagcaaatttatttacctTTAGGTTACAAGATGTATTTGATCAATCGTACTTTTCTATTGtcgatattaatttccggTTGAATACGCGTATATCCTACCGGTGCGATgcaaatctaataaattttattatgagtaTTCTACATTATTcgtgaaaaattttctgcgtgtaGGATTCACTTGGGACTCCACAATTGAAATGTCGGAATTTTCATCGCGAAAGGATGAGATTCTTCCGCGTTCTTTATCTTGTCTCCTGTCGTACAATTTAAATTCGTTGAAGTGCGTTAATGTCGAGACGTAGGCGAAATATATCGAATTGCacaaggccggtattcatagtcgaatcttatatttaagtcCGTCTTAaatacaatcttaagatgtcattaaccaatcaccagagccgtattagcatcttaagagcgtatttaagatttaagacgatcttaaaataagaactaactatgaataccggccatagacAAAGTTGCTGTACGCAGTTCGCAACGTCGTAGTTTGCGTTCGTGTATCAATAATCTGTTATTAAGCTCTTATTAGTGAGAGATTCGAATACAATAATCCTCGAAGTAGCATTAGGAAATGCTTTAAATAgcattcctctctctctctctctctctctctctctctctctctctctctctctctctctctctctctctctctctctctctctctctctctctctctctctctctctctctctctttctctcctctctttctctctctgccttTCGTTGGCGATAAGCGAAGATCGAGTGGGATGATCCCGCTGCGTCTTATCTGATGCCGACAGATATCGAGCAGTCCCGATCACCCATCGAGGTCGATCGAGATCGAGGATGCTCGGATTTATTTACTTACAGAACTAACAATTTCGTCATTTCGCGCGGGATCTTGCgcgaagaggaagaaagggaagaaaaaggggaagaaagaggagagaggcTAAAGGGAGGAATCTTGACATCGAATCTCAATAACAGTCTCCCTCTCCGTATCGTACGCGCGTGTCCCCACCCTCTTCCCCTCTGTATCGCAATAAGAAGCGATCTCGAGTGTCACCACCCGCCCACGACGTAAGACCGGACATTGCTAAATgtctaattataaatatttgctcaTCAACGCACAATTTATGACCGGGGACGCGCGCGTGTTCTTGCGACCGACGCGACGCAACGCGACGCCGCAAGAGCGCGATCTGCGTGATTCAAAAACGCACCCTCCTTCTCCCACGCGTAGATTTCTCAATGCTTCTCAATGCCTAAATGTCTAAATTTCTCAACAGAATTCAGAGGAGAATGTGCGTATCGAAGACGAGCTATCCGCCTTCCTGACGTTGGTTTGTTTTCATTACGCGTCGATACTATCGGCAACTTTATAATGCGCGTCATTTTACTCGTCATTGTCGTAATAATTAGCGCGTCGTATCGTAATTAAATCGCGCGACACCAGGCAGGAGTATTCGAATCGGCTTCTCGAGCAATCttcgacaaaataataaagaaataagataCGCATATCGGACATTTTCCGCGGATTCTGCGGACGATGAGTCAATTATATcatatcaataaatttgattttcatAAACAAGAAATTATGAAGCTTTGATTCGAGTCGACGATcgattcttttaataataacattttttatatcaaaattcttGCACAGGCTTTTAACAAAAGAATtggaaactttaataatatacgtgCATTGAACCGGCAGAAATGCCTGGACATGTATACATGTCATATAATCAAAACGACCAGGCATTCCTGCCGGTCAGTGTACTcactaaaaaagaaataagaaacacttaattaacataaaatggaaaataaatgttatcaaagataaaaaacaattttcgaTTTTGATAATACAGATGATTTGGTTGCGCTCTTGCACTcttaagtgattttttttacgtaaattcTTACATTCATTCTGCATACAAAACTGTTAAAGAAAGatcatataaatttctaaaaaaatggatatttataatataaaaatggagcttataaattcgtaatttattgcatatcctcgtagggttcgcaatctactaccaatactatccttctcctctcactttaaccctttggaccaacggcttaacgtctttttccgaaagacggagcccagttttctccgcacaagagcctcaatcttgcacggaggggcgcagctttcggaaaaacattccatggctctagtggactcgaacctggttcctcagattacgagtctggcgctctaccactaaaccacactgccgcccctaaaaaaaaatggatattttgcatgaaatatttcatataaacatccgcgatataaatatattatctcgaTATGTTcgaacaaaaaatatgaaatataaagtattcactcataaaatatttacttttcgaCGACCTTATCTGAATACTTTCTGTCATACGTGAAATAATCGAGAGAAATCGATTTTAGCAGGCAAATTATTATACcgaaaattgcttttatatttctagaaaattctctttaattaccttcttaattttttatttatatttattagacatCTTTTAACATGTGGCACgtgttttaaaattgtttacgCTACAAGTATTAGAATTACGTGCATATAAGTTACGTGATTCGATGCAAGAGAGTCTCACCCCGATCAACAACggaaagaaaatcgaaaatctGTTGGTTTGCAGCAAGAACGTCATCTTACAATTCCGTTCGCGCGATATCAGGTTTTCCTTGGATTCCAAATCAGAATCCAAGAATGACAGTGGCTTAAACGGCGCGGTCAAAGAGAATCgtgtataaacaataaacgTTGGGGGGGGGGTGAGGTAAGCGTCGCGCGTTTCGGCGAAGAAATGATGATGAGAGGCAGGGGGTCGGGCAACCCTTCTTATTTTCCCGTGTCGTGTCGGACACCTACTACAACAGGGCGGTTACGAGAAACATATCGGGGAGAGCGGGGATGACATGAGTGCGGAGGAGGATACCTGCGCGCGGGTATAATAAAGGGTGCAACAGCCCTTCGTCGCTCATTCTACCACCGCGTGTCGTACCGTCGACGAAATAGATCGCGAGTTCTCGGCGAGATTCGACCAAAGTAAGTTACGCTCGCACGATCCCCCGATCGTCCCGACAGAATTTCTACGCGCACTATTTCATTAACGGCGATTCTTTGGCTCGTTTAAATTAAACGGGTTTAATTTAGTTAACCCTCGActtatcgaatatttttaaagagttGTAAGAGTCGTCGGGTGGATCCGTTTGTATCGgtcattcaattttatttctctttatttttcttgctAATCAATTTCAACAAGTTTAATCGAATAGATTAAATTCCGACGTGACGAACGAAATACTCCCTTCACTGTCGTCCTTTGTTCGGCCGAGCTAAAAAATTCGTCGATCCTTGCACCAATTCCTAGTAAATCATCGGATCCCCCCCAGCGGCGAGCTTCTGCGTCGAACGCGAGTAAATCTGCGTGCGAGAGAATTGGTTTCTAATCGTTTTGTTTGCGACAGAGACAAGCTCGTCGCGGTGCGCTTGTTCTCGCGGCCAGCGAGAATAACGGcgaaatcgatttaaaatctataaataatcGTTAAACGCAACGCGGCGCGTTTCTCTCACCGATCACCAAATAACGATCGCTTCGTCCGCCAGGTCCGCCGCCTGCACCAAtttctgaatatttattattttcctccGTTAGTGTTATTATCGCCGCGCCGTGacgcgcgacggcgacgtGTCCGCGCATCTGTCATTATCGTTTCCCATTATCGTTATTGTATGTGACGCGTGATATCGCGCAGTTTCGTGATAACTTAGCCCGATAACTTAGCCGCGAGTCTCCGCTCCCTCGCGCTCGATTTTACTTCTTCGTTACCACGTGACGCTCGGCCCGCCACGCGATAACGCCGTATCGGTCAAAAGGATAATCCGCGATGACACCGGGAGATCCTCGATCGCGCGGATCATATAAATCGACCGCCCGTTCCCACCTCCATCTTCGAGATTTGGTGCCCCGTCCTCCGTGACGAGgccaaaaaatcaattatattagtGCGAAACCATCGCCGACGAGCATCTtttgccccccccccccccgcatCTTGGGTCCTCCGCGCGCGAACACGAGGATAACCCGCGAGAACCTTTTTATCTCTCGGTCTCGCGGTGACGAGAGGAACGTTACgatatacataatacaatCACCACGACTGTATGCTTTCTCTCCGTTTTCTCAATCTTCGCCGTTCGCGATATACCAACGCGACTGCGACATATAATATGCCTACGCGTGCGAGAAAGCACGCGTACTTACATATTCCTTCCGGTTCCTTGCATTCGCTTGTTCCGCGTTTACTTGTGCCGTTTTGTGCCTccccatttttctttttacagtttttttacGGTTTTAGAAAGTTTGCTTTTCATAAAGGCTGTTgctattattatcattacgaaatttatttgaaaagggaaaatttcttttccgaTCTCGGATCTCGGTAGGATATTTTCTCACTTTCCTTTCGGGTGCATTATGACCGTTTCGCAATCAATTCCGTTAATTCACGAGGATTCCGATATTTCGGACACGAAGTGTCATAACTTCCAAACGTGTCTGCGAAAAGCGAgaaaaaatatcggaaaagGGAAAGTAGTAAAAACGTGGCAGGTGTATCCATAAAGGGAGAAAACTTGTTCATCTTCCTGCAAAAACACATTACaaacgcgaaatatttttgtcatattACGAATACAAAAGAGATTTCGGGAAGGAGCTGTGTCCAGTTGCAGGAAAAACAAAGATTCGTTCCTGAAACATACTCCCCTCTTTTTCGGGTGATTCAATTAAAACGCTCCCAACCCGTAATTTCTCGTAATAAACATTCTATAATGCTTACGTAATTCTTATATGTAGGTAAATCATCTTTCTCattcatataatttctttaacaatCCTCAGTACGCAATCGTAATTCTTATAACAATAATCCCGTCTTACGATATCCATATATTGGTTCTCTGTATTATTCTTATCTTTTGTACGAGCGCGCTTTTCTTCTCGTTTTTGCAGAGAGCACGAGATACGAGGGAATGACGAAAAGAGGTAGTCGACGAGCCGCCGCTAGGACAAGCTTGTGTCTGCTGGCGGCACTCGTGCTGTCCTGTGCCACGAGTGGCATCAACAGGGCCCACGCGTTTCCGCAACCGCAACCGGAACCGCTGCCGCCGGGCTTCTTCTATGGCGATTCCGCGGACGAAGCAGAAAATATCGTAAGCATATAGCGTAATCTACACGCCGCGACGTTTCTTCATCAACAACCGCCGCGGCACAATTCCGCTGAGTTCATATACTCAAGATGCTTTCGAGCAAAGAAAATGATTTAGAATCTTAGATAGACACTTGTGTTCAACAGAATTGCCTATCGAATAGAGAATTCCTGAAATCTCGAAAGCTTTTTTACTCGATAACCAATTGCGTGACACTATGTGTCCACGTGGACATTCTCCGCTAGAAAGTATTTCCTGATACTAAACGCGTGCGATAAGGAGTCTTATTTGCGAGTAAACAAAATGCGCTTGACATAAAATCGCGGTTCTTGcacattcatatatatatagcattgAACTCACAGACATTggacattaaattaaatcggcACACAAGAAATTACatggagaaaaatattacagtgtatgaattacataaaaatcatattattttaattttctttaaatcgcATCTCTTGATTCTTATTCTACTCGATCGTGCGCAGATTCTGGTGAACCGCCTGAAGCAACTGATGGAGCAGAAGTACCGGGTGGTCGAGCAGGAGCACGAGATCACCGACGAGCAGATCGAGATCCTGCAGGCGATCCTGGAGGCGAAGGCGCAGGAACGGGAGCGGGAGCGGGAGCGCGCCATGTCGATGGAACAACCGCCGGACTACTCTGCCGGGGAACCGGAACCGGAAGCGTTGCCGGTACCCGCGGCCATGAAACACGATCAACAACACCTGGGCAAACGACACGGCGTGAAAGCGCGTAGCTGTGAGTATTTCCCGCCTCTTTTTGTTCTTCGTCACTGCAAAGGGTAGATGCAGGCTCGAGAGTCGAGCCCCGAGAGAAAATCCCGCGGAATCTTGCTGGGACGTCCCTCAGATACAGCGCGCCTCGCGTGAAAGAGAATAAAGCGTACAGCGAGATATTTGTGATAACGATCTCTTtttcaaaagaagaaaaatgataaatcaCATGGACGCCTcgatacaaattaaaattgattgagatgataaataaaatagctaAGCTTAAATTAACAGTTTGCAAGAAGTTTTATGGAGCTTTATAATAATGAGACAAAAATCAAGAATAACGTACCGCGAAATGATTGAGCAAagatatattaagaaataaaagtagGACCCGAGAAGAATTTTACGCAAAAGCATTCTCGTACTCTAGTAACATTGCCCGTTGAGATATACCGGTGATATCTCTTAAAGAGGGGACATTCGCGGAATCATTTCAACGTATTTCCCGCGGATGACTTGGATTCGTAGCCGCTAAACAAAACCCGGCCGTTATCGCTCCTCCCAGGATTAGACAAATAGATCCCGAGAATCGGGAGATTATGCCGCGCACGTTTCGGGAAATCTCGCGGagaattctttttcatttttgagAAAGGCGGTTGAGAATATATTCCTCTTTATTTTGAGATGGGTGTTCGGGGAAAGACCCCAGGAAatcagagaaagaaagagagagagagagagagagagagagagagagagagagagagagagagagagagagagagagagagagagagagagagagcgtttCTCGGCTACCACTAATCTTACGAATAAACTCTTCTCGGCGAAACAAACGTGCGTGttgcatacatgtatatatggcAATCTGCGCCGCGTTCGATCGATCGAAGACGATTATCGATGACAATTGATTCAAGCAATTGGCGCGTGACGCATTACGTGTCTTtcgcttctctttctctctttctcgcgcgtATCTTTCTTGATTAATTCTTCGAAACTGATTCTTCGACTCGAGCTCGAAAGGGAGATCGTCGATCGTAGACTTTTCATTTAGATTACAAGGTAATTTAGGTAACAAGCGGTATTTGACAATTACGTTCGTTCATTTAATATGAATGCAATTTCTTCTTGTCTTTTCAATTACCGCAGAGATACTTCGTGACgtctaaaaattaagtatgtttgtttaaatataaacgcaactctaaaaatattaataggcATGATGAGATAATTCGTATTGCTCCGAGTAGTCCTTTTATTTGAAGTGAGTAAGTGCGtaatttgctaattttaattttaatcttagagaatattttaagttcaaatattttcttcactGTGGCCTCGAAGTGTCAGTTCGCCTGCAATATTCCATGTGGCATGGTAGAGCAATATCATCTCAAAAGACAGTAGTAAACATGTTGGCTGCcgataaaatacatattaaatgaTGATTCTGTTcgcgttttaatttaaaaagtgcgGCTGAAGCCGAGACAATCCGCGTTCTGTTCTAGGCGAAATTACTCATACGAGTTACGACGTAAAAAGCGAAAGATTTCGTAAAGGAGTAACCGACCATCGATTGACCtcagaaatttgaaaattagaaaagctGCTAGATCAAAATTCCCCATAATAACCACACAATTTCAAGTCACCcgtcaaaattatttctgttaaattgcatcaaataaaaaaatttagaaggAGAGTAGATGAACTAACTTGTGAAgattagtaattaaatttgtttgctTAAGCACGAGTGCTCTCTTCCACAAATAACGTGTTTAAAACGGGtgataataattcatattattttaaacaatcttCTTATTTAGACTTGTAatgttcaataaaattaagtttttttgcTTAAACACGCGACGACAACTTTTTCACAAAtacgttaatatattttgtatatacgaTAGTGatttacttgaaataattttaatagctatcgatttataattaatatgtaaagaatTCGTAAAAGTCACGATGCAACGTTCACTGCGATGCGGCTGCGGCAGCGGCGAGTAACGGACGCGATTCATGTTTCAGACATGTTACTGTGCCACTTCAAGATCTGCAACATGGGACGTAAGAAGCAATCGAAATAAATCTCCGTAAAAGGCAGTTCGAAACAGACGGCGGACGCGGCGAGGATCTGAAGAGCTAGGAGGAGACCTCATTGAGCTTTAAGAAAACATTAAGTACCTACCTAGAAGATCAATAAAACACAGCTTGTCACGGTCGATTAAGAATTGAAGTAAGGAAGATAGCAACGACGAGCGGtcgatttttaattgttttaacacTTACTCTTTCTTTCGAAATAcctctttattaaaaaaaaaaaaaaaaaaaagtcaaaagTTTATCGTGTCTAAAATCTTTTTGATTTTAGCGTATTGATCGGTTTGTTTAAATGGTTATTCGCATAAAACCGATGCTCCTTTtagtccagtcaaattagacaaaaaaaaggCTTTTGCTCGGAAGTGAAGCGGTATTTATGAAACCTTTTTAGGGTTGTTGGGGGGATGTAGAAGAGCTTATTTCTGAGTTGTCGGGTTAATCGGACCGATGGGTTTTTAAGGGGGGGAGGCggaatgaaaaatttcgtttttttcgcaataactcGGCGAATTTTGACCGTACATGATTGATTAACCTCTCATTTTGTAGCTCTTTTAAAGCCCTACAATTCATTTCGTGAAGACCCTaacttaaaatcaatatttgtcgAGTTCTAGCCGGTGAAAGtgggaaaaaatgtattttgtcgcGGTTTTTTGCGTTTATCTCGTTTCCATTAATAGATAGAAATGTGCCGCCACTGACaaagttgtagggcttgaAGAGACCTACAAAACGAGAGGTCAGTCGTTCAGATTCGTTAAAAATTGAGCCCAGGGAAGCCTCTGGAAGTCGCGCTTTTAACGCGTGGCCGATTGTCGCCGGCGGCgacgcgccgccgccgcgccgcggcgacgATCGGCCACGCGACGGTGCGTGTCGAGTCGAGTGCGTTcgacaaaaaatgtattttgttgcggttttttgcgtttaaattctatttaatatcatgaaatgatacatttattgtggaataaaagacatgaaaaagataataaaaaaagctatcaataaaattaaacggtATGAATTTTCAAACGCTTTGGTGAAGGTTCTGTGTTTGATATAGCCGAAAAGCCGGCCTAAAATGTTCTGtcatttgcaaaaattgcgacggcgcgccgccgccggcgaCGAT
This genomic interval carries:
- the LOC139814843 gene encoding uncharacterized protein translates to MTKRGSRRAAARTSLCLLAALVLSCATSGINRAHAFPQPQPEPLPPGFFYGDSADEAENIILVNRLKQLMEQKYRVVEQEHEITDEQIEILQAILEAKAQERERERERAMSMEQPPDYSAGEPEPEALPVPAAMKHDQQHLGKRHGVKARSYMLLCHFKICNMGRKKQSK